One genomic segment of Helianthus annuus cultivar XRQ/B chromosome 14, HanXRQr2.0-SUNRISE, whole genome shotgun sequence includes these proteins:
- the LOC118486789 gene encoding uncharacterized protein LOC118486789 produces MAEKTTRDSLEHFCRGIIDVYGARYLRTPTWEDLQKIYEVHNAEHGLPGMIGSIDCMHWRWDNCPTAWRGQHTRGDQKGPTIILQAVASQDLWVWSAYFGVVGSCNDINVFEQSPLLEEWISGKAPKASFYANGNYYPHGYYLSDGIYPRYSIFVKTFSDPIDDKRAYFKKVQESSRKDIERCFGVLKQRWQYLRNPCRAWSKQKMRDAMYACIIMHNMILEDEGKAICQNYVPEAVNQEHPQASMEERVSNARELRYEPYHSQLMVDLVHHTWSVRYVPPEGEEETEDEEDEVGEGEESEDEN; encoded by the exons atggcggagaaaacaacacgagatagcttggaacatttttgtcgcg gtataatTGATGTGTACGGTGCGCGTTATCTTAGAACGCCTACATGGGAGGACCTTCAAAAGATCTACGAGGTACATAATGCCGAGCATGGTTTGCCTGGTATGATCGGGAGCATAGATTGCATGCATTGGCGTTGGGATAACTGCCCGACTGCATGGCGAGGCCAACACACACGTGGTGACCAAAAAGGACCCACTATTATTCTTCAGGCGGTTGCTTCacaggacctttgggtttggtcggcttactttggcgtggtcgggtcatgcaatgatatcaatgtttttgaacaatcgccgttgttagaggagtggatttctggcaaagctccaaaagcgtcgttttacgcaaatggaaactactacccccatggatattatttgagcgacggaatttatcctaggtattcgattTTTGTGAAGACGTTTAGTGATCCTATTGACGACAAAAGAGCAtactttaaaaaggttcaagagtcttcacgaaaagacattgagagatgctttggggttcttaaacaacgctggcaatacttgagaaatccttgtcgtgcatggagcaagcaaaaaatgagagatgctatgtacgcttgtataatcatgcacaacatgattttggaagacgaaggaaaggcgatatgCCAGAATTATGTGCCAGAAGCCGTTAACCAGGAGCATCCGCAGGcgtcaatggaagaaagagttAGTAACGCGCGAGAGTTGCGttacgaaccgtaccattcccagttaatggttgatttggtACACCACACATGGTCGGTTCGGTACGTACCACCTGAGGGAGAGGAAGAAACGGAGGACGAGGAAGACGAAGTTGGCGAGGGTGAAGAAAGCGAAGAcgaaaactag